A stretch of DNA from Salvelinus sp. IW2-2015 linkage group LG20, ASM291031v2, whole genome shotgun sequence:
NNNNNNNNNNNNNNNNNNNNNNNNNNNNNNNNNNNNNNNNNNNNNNNNNNNNNNNNNNNNNNNNNNNNNNNNNNNNNNNNNNNNNNNNNNNNNNNNNNNNNNNNNNNNNNNNNNNNNNNNNNNNNNNNNNNNNNNNNNNNNNNNNNNNNNNNNNNNNNNNNNNNNNNNNNNNNNNNNNCTCCTTCTCTTTTTCCTTTTgcttcctctctttctgctccttctctttttctttttgctCCTTCTCTTTTTgctccttctctttctgctccttctctttctgctccttctctttctccttccgcTCCCTCTCATCTCGCTCCAATCGGGGTGGAGTTTGACTGATGGCAGGGGGAGGTGGCTTGGGGAGCGATTGACGCCTGCCAaggtacaatttttttttgtaattttgcaGGATATTGCTTACAGTTAATattttcagatctacacaagtgcatGGGGGTAGGGGCTACAGTTCTACATGGGTTTGGGCACGTATGAAACAAGACCCAGAGGAGTACGGCAAACATGCAGCACAAACCTACCTCAACATGAGTCCAGGTCTGTGCCAGGGTTTACGTGAGCACACACGGACATAATCCTTTTTATTGAAATTCTCCAGGAACTTGACATAGAGACGTTGGTACCGCATcttggcctgtctcttatacacatctagatgtgtataagagacaggagagagagagagagagagagagagagagagagagagagagagacagagagagagagagagagagagagagagagagagatagaatatgTCACTGAGTCGGTTTCAACCTAGAACCAAGGCAttacatataaatatacatacCAAAATTGTAttaacacacagttacacacacacacacattccctcacCTTGGTCCTCACTGGGCCCATCGGGGGAGGAGTCTGAGTCAGAGGGTACTTCCTTCAGCCACTTCTTCCTCTTCTTGGGTGGAGGCTCCGCCTTCACTGGCCTCGCCCTCGACGTGggctctgtcttcttctctcctcctcctctcttctcctccctcagtcTCTTTCGATCCTCTTCACtgctccttctctccaccttctccTGAGGTGGTGGACgcctcttctctttttcttctctctccttctccttctctccctccctctctcgctgtttctctttttccctctccctctctcgctccttttctttttccctcctctctcgctccttctgctccctctccttctctttctgctctttcgctttctccctctctttctgctctctcactTTGTCCTtttgctccctctctttctccttttgctctctctctttctgctctcttgctTTGTCCttttgttctctttctttctgctctcttgctttgtccttttgctctctctctttctgctctctcgctttctctttttgCTCCCTCCACTTTTTTCCTTTTGttcgcgctctctttctcttttttctcgttttttttttccctttttttttttttcctttgctctctctctttactggCTCCTTCGCTTCTTTTTTGCTTTTTgcttcctctctttctgctctcttctctcttttccttttgCTTCCTCTCTTTCTGCTGCCTTCTCTTTTTCCTTTgcttcctctctttctgctccttctcttttttttttgctccttctCTTTTTgctcttctcttctgctcttctctttctgctccttCTCTTTCACTTCCCGCTCCTCTCATCTCGCTCCAATCGGGGTGGAGTTTGACTGATGGCAGGGGGAGGTGGCTTGGGGAGCGATTGCGCCTGCCAaggtacaatttttttttgtaattttgcaGGATATTGCTTACAGTTAATATTTTCAGATCTACACAGAGTGCATGGGGGTAGGGGCTACAGTTCTACATGGGTTGGGCACGTATGAAACAAGAACCCAGAGGAGTACGGCAAAAACATGCAGACAAACTATCCTCCAAACATGAGTCCAGGTCTGTGCCAGGGTTTACGTGAGCACACACGGACATAATCCTTTTTATTGAAATTCTCCAGGAACTTGACATAGAGACGTTGGTACCGCATCTTGGCATCYCCAAAGTAGCCCAgatactgtgagagagagaaagggagagaaatatTTATAGAGATATAATAATTTGAGTCATTATAAACAAACAATGTGTAGCTTCAAAATATGTGTACAACTATCATGACGATCTCATGCTGGATTGTAAATCCTTGCATCCATTGCTGGATTGTACTTTGAGattaaagagaaggagagagtctCCTGTCTAAAAGGGGATGTGAGTAACTTACGTTGCTGGTGGCACAGAACTGCCTCTGTCCGTCTTTGATCTCGGGGCTGAACTTCTGCAGCAGGGCTTTCTGCACTCTCCAGATGGGTGGTGGCTCGCGGCCGGTCTGCAGGGCCATCttgagagacaaagagagcatgtacagtgccttcagaaagtattcatagcccttgacttactccacattttgttgtgttacagattgAATTCAAAATAGCTTAAATAGATTATTCTTCGCACCCGTGTCAACACACTGTTAGAATcacctctggcagcgattacagctgtgagtctgggtaaatctctaagagctttgcacacctggattatacaatatttgcagattattctttaaaaaattcttcaagctctgtcaagttggtggttgatcattgctagacagacatttttaagtcttgccatagatttaagccgatttaagttaaaaaaaactgtaactaggccactcgggtaagcagctccagtgtagatttggccttgtgttttaggttattgtcctgctgaaaggtgaatttgtctcccagtgtctgttggaaagcagactgaaccaggttttcctctaagattttgcctgtgcttagctctattccgtttatttctATCGCCCAAAAAACTCCCAAattcttgccaatgacaagcatacccataacaggatgcagtcaccaccaccatacttgaacatatgaagagtggtactcagtgatgtgctgtgtttgccccaaacataatgctttgtattcaggatattaacttaatttctttgccacattatttgcagttttactttagtgccttactgcaaacaggatgcatgttttggaatatttgtattctgtacaggcttccttcttttcactctgtcatttaggttagtattgtgaagtaactacaatgttgttgatccatcttcagttctaTCACAGTCATTAATAAAAACTGGCTTCCTTCCTGGGggggatcatttagctatttgatttggaattttaagacccctttaggtatcccaAATAGTATATCTTtttattatttgataaaatattgaatttggcctttactactatagcctatAGAGtcaaaaaataaagtcaaaaagTAAaatcagtcaaaaaataaatcataaagaataaggttttgaagtgtctgtcctatatctaggagatataagaaagctcaggaaatatttcagtttttttttatacacataTATAACCCCTTATGTTTGTtgccacaaaactacctccatacgagtaggggtcgtagagcaaaacggataTTAGTTTGTAGTTTGTATTAGTTTGTAGCATCGAGTTCGGATGCTACAGTCAGAAGTCGGCACATCAGCGttaccaacttcagacgagtcccgcgacacagacgctacagacgttttcgtgagaagaccgattttcaggaagtctcatggtctgacaaacaccgctgtagctcggccatcttccactgcagatgcggaagacCGACATatgcagatgcggtggattgataTCGCTAGCTTAAATTGACGgacgggatattcaatgtttttttttttacccatctaccaataggtgcacttctttgcgaatcattggaaaacctccctggtctttgtggttgaatctgtgtttgaaatgtactgctcgactgagggaccttccagataattgcatgtggggggtacagagatgaggtagtctttcaaaatcatattaaaacactattattgcacacagagggagtccatgcaactcatGATGTGACTGGTTCAGCATATTTGTAGTCCTGaagatatttaggcttgccataacaaaggggttgaatacttattgactcaagacatttcagcttttcattttttataWWTWWWTWTTTWTTTTTTATCTACAAACATGATGGCCAGTGACCCaaaataaattttaaattcaggctgtaacaacaaaatgcggaaaaagtcaagggatgtgaatactttctgaaggcactgtaagtgtgtgtgtgtgtgtgtgtgtgtgtgagaagacaaGACATACCACCTCCCACAGTAAATGCCAGAAGCCCTCACCTTGAGCGTGCCAATGTCCTCAGTCCGCACCACAAACTCATCTCTCTCCCGGAAGATGCCCTCGCCGCCACTCTCGCtgtcctcctcctcgctctctccagcgATGGCCGCATTGTCCTGCTTTTTGGCCAGGTGCAGAGAGGTGATCTTGGGGGCTGGCGCATCCTCAGGGGTGGGGGGTGAGGGTGGGGAAGAGGAGGGTGAGGCGGAAGGCTGGGCCAACTCTGGACAATCCgaaaggggaggggaagaggaggggggggggtagtggaGGGGGGCATTGCAGGGGAAGGGGagggtggatagagggcagggctgggggagaggagctggggggaggagagaggaggggttgtGGGTTTGTTTGGGGGATGGCTCCTGCTGCTCCTCTTCATCATCTCATCTGCTGGAGGGCAGAggggaggtggggagaggggtgggggagattggggggagggggaggtaaGAAGTGAGAGGGGAcggggagagggatgggggaaaggGGGGTGCGGGGGCGAGGGGAGGCCCGGATGGAGAatctggggggggtgggggttcagAGTATATTACATCTTTGGAAATGAACAACTGTTTGTCATACCATTCCAGAATATCTGAGATTGTAGGCTACTCACCTTCCACTTTAGGAGCATCCAGCATCTCATCCAGCATCTCAAACTcaggctctctctcctcctcctcttccctctcctctacctctttctccaCACCCCTGCACTCTACATTCAGgtcttcctctaccctctcttctttctccatctcctcctctttctccatctcctcttgtCGTTCATCCTCTCCGTCCATCCCTTTCAGTCCTTCCTGTTCTGGGGGCGGTGTATTTGGCTGTGTGTTggcctgtgtgttgtgtagttgcATTTGTGTCTCTACGTCATCGTCCTGCTCCTCCAGATCGGCTACGTCCTCCTGCATTTGGGCCAATGGCGGCGGCGTTGGTGGCAGCGATGGGCTCTGGGGCGGAGATGGGCTGGGTGGGAGCGGGGCCACGGCTGCAGCCAGCGAATGGGGCGTGTCATAAAGGGCAGATATGGCCGAGGAGATGCTCTTCTGCAGGTCCTGGTTCTTACTGACagagtcctcctcctcctcgtcggaGGAGAAGGATGGCAGCGTCTCCAGGTTCCTCTTCAGCTCGTCGTCCAGACGCTTACAGGGGCTCAGCCCGTCCTCGCCCTCGCTACTGTCCCCAAacggagggggtggaggagggggaggtggagggggaggcgGGGACAGGATCCTACCCTTCAGGGAGGAAGAGTCTGTGGTTTCAGCTCCTTCCACTGGCCCTCCTAGGTCTTGTGGTCCACCAGGTCCAGATTCAGGCTGCTTCTTCCCCGTCTTGAGGAAGTCCAGGAAGGAGGCCATGAAATTAGACTTCAGCTCCGGGGGCTTGTCCTCCGTctaagaggggggaagagaggagataaggagaggagaaaagagaggggagaggaaaggtgaGGTGCAGATAAGACCGGGGAGGAAAGAAATAAGAAAATTAATAGCAGGAGAAATAATGAGAAATGGGTGTGAATGGGAAGTGAAAAAAAGGGTATATAGGAGGGTGAtttgtatatattataataaagCTGGGACAGAAACCAATGTTAAAATCTCCCTAAATGCTATATAACTGTATTTTTCCATGCTTCGTGTTGGGGTGTACCTTTAGAAacctttctcttcctctgaatAGAGGTAGTTCACCTTACAAACAGCAGGGGGGGTCTGAGGGTGGTAAGAAAATATAATTGGGTAACCGTGGCAACAGCTACCCTGGCAACAGCCTtcgctctcctctttccctttctctctgttttaTTGTCAGTCAGAGAGGCTGGCTGTCAATCACCTCAGACCTCTTTcggcctcagaaacccggatccgggagcaccccccaccccccacacactgattagcatagctagcatagcttcacaagtagatagtagcatctaaatatcattaaatcacaagtccaagaacaccagatgaaagatacagatcttgtgaataaagccaccatttcagatttttaaaatgttttacaggaagacaaaatatgtaaatctattagctaaacacgttagcaaaatcacacactattctaactccatcagtttcttactccttcaggtgctatcaccaattcggctcaacatAAGATATTGATACCACCtcataaccaagaaaaaacctcttcagatgacaggctgataacatattcatggttaggatagtttttgtttagaaaaaagtgcatatttcaggtagaaatcacagtttacaattgcacctaccatcacaaatcgactagaattactagatagagcaacgtgtatgaccaatttactcatcataaaacatttcataaaaatagacaaagcatagcaatggaaaaacccagttcttgtgaattcagaccatatttcagattttctaagcgtttttcagcgaaaacacaataaatcgataagttagcataccacatgtgcaaacgttaccagagcatcgattccagccaaagagcgctataacgtaatcaccgccaaaatatattaattttttcactaaccttctcagaattctttcgatgacactcctgtaacatcattttacaacatacatatacagtttgttcgaaaggtgcatatttagccatacaaaaccgtggttatacaatgaaatagtcacaactcaagcctcaaaatgagaacgtcagctttcagagtgatctagtttaatcgaaagctaatcatatacttgactaaaaaatacaggggaTTGACANNNNNNNNNNNNNNNNNNNNNNNNNNNNNNNNNNNNNNNNNNNNNNNNNNNNNNNNNNNNNNNNNNNNNNNNNNNNNNNNNNNNNNNNNNNNNNNNNNNNNNNNNNNNNNNNNNNNNNNNNNNNNNNNNNNNNNNNNNNNNNNNNNNNNNNNNNNNNNNNNNNNNNNNNNNNNNNNNNNNNNNNNNNNNNNNNNNNNNNNNNNNNNNNNNNNNNNNNNNNNNNNNNNNNNNNNNNNNNNNNNNNNNNNNNNNNNNNNNNNNNNNNNNNNNNNNNNNNNNNNNNNNNNNNNNNNNNNNNNNNNNNNNNNNNNNNNNNNNNNNNNNNNNNNNNNNNNNNNNNNNNNNNNNNNNNNNNNNNNNNNNNNNNNNNNNNNNNNNNNNNNNNNNNNNNNNNNNNNNNNNNNNNNNNNNNNNNNNNNNNNNNNNNNNNNNNNNNNNNNNNNNNNNNNNNNNNNNNNNNNNNNNNNNNNNNNNNNNNNNNNNNNNNNNNNNNNNNNNNNNNNNNNNNNNNNNNNNNNNNNNNNNNNNNNNNNNNNNNNNNNNNNNNNNNNNNNNNNNNNNNNNNNNNNNNNNNNNNNNNNNNNNNNNNNNNNNNNNNNNNNNNNNNNNNNNNNNNNNNNNNNNNNNNNNNNNNNNNNNNNNNNNNNNNNNNNNNNNNNNNNNNNNNNNNNNNNNNNNNNNNNNNNNNNNNNNNNNNNNNNNNNNNNNNNNNNNNNNNNNNNNNNNNNNNNNNNNNNNNNNNNNNNNNNNNNNNNNNNNNNNNNNNNNNNNNNNNNNNNNNNNNNNNNNNNNNNNNNNNNNNNNNNNNNNNNNNNNNNNNNNNNNNNNNNNNNNNNNNNNNNNNNNNNNNNNNNNNNNNNNNNNNNNNNNNNNNNNNNNNNNNNNNNNNNNNNNNNNNNNNNNNNNNNNNNNNNNNNNNNNNNNNNNNNNNNNNNNNNNNNNNNNNNNNNNNNNNNNNNNNNNNNNNNNNNNNNNNNNNNNNNNNNNNNNNNNNNNNNNNNNNNNNNNNNNNNNNNNNNNNNNNNNNNNNNNNNNNNNNNNNNNNNNNNNNNNNNNNNNNNNNNNNNNNNNNNNNNNNNNNNNNNNNNNNNNNNNNNNNNNNNNNNNNNNNNNNNNNNNNNNNNNNNNNNNNNNNNNNNNNNNNNNNNNNNNNNNNNNNNNNNNNNNNNNNNNNNNNNNNNNNNNNNNNNNNNNNNNNNNNNNNNNNNNNNNNNNNNNNNNNNNNNNNNNNNNNNNNNNNNNNNNNNNNNNNNNNNNNNNNNNNNNNNNNNNNNNNNNNNNNNNNNNNNNNNNNNNNNNNNNNNNNNNNNNNNNNNNNNNNNNNNNNNNNNNNNNNNNNNNNNNNNNNNNNNNNNNNNNNNNNNNNNNNNNNNNNNNNNNNNNNNNNNNNNNNNNNNNNNNNNNNNNNNNNNNNNNNNNNNNNNNNNNNNNNNNNNNNNNNNNNNNNNNNNNNNNNNNNNNNNNNNNNNNNNNNNNNNNNNNNNNNNNNNNNNNNNNNNNNNNNNNNNNNNNNNNNNNNNNNNNNNNNNNNNNNNNNNNNNNNNNNNNNNNNNNNNNNNNNNNNNNNNNNNNNNNNNNNNNNNNNNNNNNNNNNNNNNNNNNNNNNNNNNNNNNNNNNNNNNNNNNNNNNNNNNNNNNNNNNNNNNNNNNNNNNNNNNNNNNNNNNNNNNNNNNNNNNNNNNNNNNNNNNNNNNNNNNNNNNNNNNNNNNNNNNNNNNNNNNNNNNNNNNNNNNNNNNNNNNNNNNNNNNNNNNNNNNNNNNNNNNNNNNNNNNNNNNNNNNNNNNNNNNNNNNNNNNNNNNNNNNNNNNNNNNNNNNNNNNNNNNNNNNNNNNNNNNNNNNNNNNNNNNNNNNNNNNNNNNNNNNNNNNNNNNNNNNNNNNNNNNNNNNNNNNNNNNNNNNNNNNNNNNNNNNNNNNNNNNNNNNNNNNNNNNNNNNNNNNNNNNNNNNNNNNNNNNNNNNNNNNNNNNNNNNNNNNNNNNNNNNNNNNNNNNNNNNNNNNNNNNNNNNNNNNNNNNNNNNNNNNNNNNNNNNNNNNNNNNNNNNNNNNNNNNNNNNNNNNNNNNNNNNNNNNNNNNNNNNNNNNNNNNNNNNNNNNNNNNNNNNNNNNNNNNNNNNNNNNNNNNNNNNNNNNNNNNNNNNNNNNNNNNNNNNNNNNNNNNNNNNNNNNNNNNNNNNNNNNNNNNNNNNNNNNNNNNNNNNNNNNNNNNNNNNNNNNNNNNNNNNNNNNNNNNNNNNNNNNNNNNNNNNNNNNNNNNNNNNNNNNNNNNNNNNNNNNNNNNNNNNNNNNNNNNNNNNNNNNNNNNNNNNNNNNNNNNNNNNNNNNNNNNNNNNNNNNNNNNNNNNNNNNNNNNNNNNNNNNNNNNNNNNNNNNNNNNNNNNNNNNNNNNNNNNNNNNNNNNNNNNNNNNNNNNNNNNNNNNNNNNNNNNNNNNNNNNNNNNNNNNNNNNNNNNNNNNNNNNNNNNNNNNNNNNNNNNNNNNNNNNNNNNNNNNNNNNNNNNNNNNNNNNNNNNNNNNNNNNNNNNNNNNNNNNNNNNNNNNNNNNNNNNNNNNNNNNNNNNNNNNNNNNNNNNNNNNNNNNNNNNNNNNNNNNNNNNNNNNNNNNNNNNNNNNNNNNNNNNNNNNNNNNNNNNNNNNNNNNNNNNNNNNNNNNNNNNNNNNNNNNNNNNNNNNNNNNNNNNNNNNNNNNNNNNNNNNNNNNNNNNNNNNNNNNNNNNNNNNNNNNNNNNNNNNNNNNNNNNNNNNNNNNNNNNNNNNNNNNNNNNNNNNNNNNNNNNNNNNNNNNNNNNNNNNNNNNNNNNNNNNNNNNNNNNNNNNNNNNNNNNNNNNNNNNNNNNNNNNNNNNNNNNNNNNNNNNNNNNNNNNNNNNNNNNNNNNNNNNNNNNNNNNNNNNNNNNNNNNNNNNNNNNNNNNNNNNNNNNNNNNNNNNNNNNNNNNNNNNNNNNNNNNNNNNNNNNNNNNNNNNNNNNNNNNNNNNNNNNNNNNNNNNNNNNNNNNNNNNNNNNNNNNNNNNNNNNNNNNNNNNNNNNNNNNNNNNNNNNNNNNNNNNNNNNNNNNNNNNNNNNNNNNNNNNNNNNNNNNNNNNNNNNNNNNNNNNNNNNNNNNNNNNNNNNNNNNNNNNNNNNNNNNNNNNNNNNNNNNNNNNNNNNNNNNNNNNNNNNNNNNNNNNNNNNNNNNNNNNNNNNNNNNNNNNNNNNNNNNNNNNNNNNNNNNNNNNNNNNNNNNNNNNNNNNNNNNNNNNNNNNNNNNNNNNNNNNNNNNNNNNNNNNNNNNNNNNNNNNNNNNNNNNNNNNNNNNNNNNNNNNNNNNNNNNNNNNNNNNNNNNNNNNNNNNNNNNNNNNNNNNNNNNNNNNNNNNNNNNNNNNNNNNNNNNNNNNNNNNNNNNNNNNNNNNNNNNNNNNNNNNNNNNNNNNNNNNNNNNNNNNNNNNNNNNNNNNNNNNNNNNNNNNNNNNNNNNNNNNNNNNNNNNNNNNNNNNNNNNNNNNNNNNNNNNNNNNNNNNNNNNNNNNNNNNNNNNNNNNNNNNNNNNNNNNNNNNNNNNNNNNNNNNNNNNNNNNNNNNNNNNNNNNNNNNNNNNNNNNNNNNNNNNNNNNNNNNNNNNNNNNNNNNNNNNNNNNNNNNNNNNNNNNNNNNNNNNNNNNNNNNNNNNNNNNNNNNNNNNNNNNNNNNNNNNNNNNNNNNNNNNNNNNNNNNNNNNNNNNNNNNNNNNNNNNNNNNNNNNNNNNNNNNNNNNNNNNNNNNNNNNNNNNNNNNNNNNNNNNNNNNNNNNNNNNNNNNNNNNNNNNNNNNNNNNNNNNNNNNNNNNNNNNNNNNNNNNNNNNNNNNNNNNNNNNNNNNNNNNNNNNNNNNNNNNNNNNNNNNNNNNNNNNNNNNNNNNNNNNNNNNNNNNNNNNNNNNNNNNNNNNNNNNNNNNNNNNNNNNNNNNNNNNNNNNNNNNNNNNNNNNNNNNNNNNNNNNNNNNNNNNNNNNNNNNNNNNNNNNNNNNNNNNNNNNNNNNNNNNNNNNNNNNNNNNNNNNNNNNNNNNNNNNNNNNNNNNN
This window harbors:
- the prr12b gene encoding proline-rich protein 12, which produces MYSFVSMPYCRGLMGNVGGETRRGRGRGRGRGRKEEGMTEMHQEMNKVPDLQYQQQQQQQQQFHQQQHFQQQQHQHHHLQQQQNIQPQQQQHLQHLHQEHPQHQKPFKPIKIKLPIPSMSPSDSLLRTDSLSSTDPVLSDGSVGSAPSLGLSPGTTAGMDMNITRSQEKMKQKAQAQEMTWERDMDEQLTPEAWAAMQKLSNTTEDKPPELKSNFMASFLDFLKTGKKQPESGPGGPQDLGGPVEGAETTDSSSLKGRILSPPPPPPPPPPPPPFGDSSEGEDGLSPCKRLDDELKRNLETLPSFSSDEEEEDSVSKNQDLQKSISSAISALYDTPHSLAAAVAPLPPSPSPPQSPSLPPTPPPLAQMQEDVADLEEQDDDVETQMQLHNTQANTQPNTPPPEQEGLKGMDGEDERQEEMEKEEEMEKEERVEEDLNVECRGVEKEVEEREEEEEREPEFEMLDEMLDAPKVEDSPSGPPLAPAPPFPPSLSPSPLTSYLPLPPNDEEEQQEPSPKQTHNPSSLLPPAPLPQPCPLSTLPFPCNAPLHYPPPSSSPPLSDCPELAQPSASPSSSPPSPPTPEDAPAPKITSLHLAKKQDNAAIAGESEEEDSESGGEGIFRERDEFVVRTEDIGTLKMALQTGREPPPIWRVQKALLQKFSPEIKDGQRQFCATSNYLGYFGDAKMRYQRLYVKFLENFNKKDYVRVCSRKPWHRPGLMRNRSPSHLPLPSVKLHPDWSEMRGAGSEREGAEREEQKRRAKREGAKKKEKEQKERKQRKKRRQQKERKQKEKREESRKRGSKKQKRSEGQKEKAREQKEREQKDKAREQKEREQKDKAREQKEREQKEKEREQKDKVREQKEREKAKEQKEKEREQKERERREKEKEREREREKEKQREREGEKEKEREEKEKRRPPPQEKVERRSSEEDRKRLREEKRGGGEKKTEPTSRARPVKAEPPPKKRKKWLKEVPSDSDSSPDGPSEDQECYNRKTLNRVKKSTTPKQQDLKLSTETCRVYSLYHSLHHYKYHTFLNCKKETDSIEQAAEDPGQEEVVQQCMANQGWLETLFNSFIDLLTLSTKA